In one window of Hevea brasiliensis isolate MT/VB/25A 57/8 chromosome 10, ASM3005281v1, whole genome shotgun sequence DNA:
- the LOC110653928 gene encoding uncharacterized protein LOC110653928 isoform X1: MILKPLSSKTHFLSPSPSSSPFPYSILVSYLCTSPATLPSRFHSLRRLQEEESRNVKISVWWDFENCNLPAGVNVYKVAHLITAAIRANGMKGPIQITAFGDVLQLSRANQEALSSTGISLTHIPNGGKNSADRSLLVDLMYWVSQNPPPAHLFLISGDRDFAGVLHRLRMNNYNILLASSNSASSVLCSAASIMWRWNALVRGENLNGKIFNQPPDGPYGSWYGHYKVPLEDPFSVDEQSTCSQSEELTEASSETKVRPIPKEVMKQVRDILSLYPKGISITELRSELGKRNVGIDKDFYGYKKFSRFLLSMPNILKLQYIGDGQFVARAVIAKPEPYEPNPYNTGAVVTDVDQHPAKTLKPNGEDKPISGSVDRKNVMPLSPELNTERPTRKVQQSPPAEKPVKMDIEQPPKEMEEPPSIGENDVEVAKAQVAEDNPMPMKQQDSKSEVGFLKKIWRRWFGSNDDSSSGIKGYDISNKSHTYGDNSEKKSENTLDKCGRSGNGDNSEKKSESTIEICGTSDDGLEKKEVEKNFVKSPNQENGRLPPTSRSSNSDLGKETSMSYEPHTEISGRSLGFFSLIMRWWKFGGNSPNSDSSAGQPSKEDSSTDQPSKELEQINSYSGKHEIFSEDSFWKEMESFLDSRRGSLVVLQSKTREQMARDLQMDGPVVLRSLTESDVLKLVGMLISEKKWLEENPSEASPFKLTLSTGNNTLFGDSRASNGLRSIFLSTPSQSDSKRQPNRNGDERNGRIQNISPAGVSQPVSYRKPSEKSRSETLINCQKLVNELLEEFPEGYNICSFRKLFLERYGYHLDVQKLGHQKLASLLQELRGVKIESSYIIPSSIAPNCSIQDSAVPNVQECDSVHTSATSGSELSDASKDDESDSTWEELGPVDNTGSSRKDPEEKSTFTHYEPSVSDDEFSETEREFLTGTREGGLAKSGMNNEDSSLLQILDSWYSSKDGVKKKDKPENVQDMVDCAKNALQPSDPLELGTKIDSSLRNYGQKQKPQKRYSFVADPDDNNLDANNSNKLIDGIIVSLKKSGESGMRS; the protein is encoded by the exons ATGATCTTAAAGCCCCTTTCTTCCAAAACCCACTTCTTATCCCCATCTCCTTCCTCTTCTCCTTTTCCCTACTCAATCCTTGTCTCTTACTTGTGTACGTCTCCAGCGACTCTTCCTTCCCGCTTCCATTCCTTACGGCGCCTTCAGGAGGAGGAGTCGAGAAATGTCAAGATTTCTGTGTGGTGGGATTTTGAGAATTGCAATTTGCCTGCTGGTGTTAATGTGTATAAGGTTGCCCATCTGATCACTGCAGCGATCAGGGCAAATGGGATGAAGGGTCCTATTCAAATTACAGCATTTGGGGATGTGCTACAGCTTTCAAGGGCTAATCAGGAAGCCCTTTCCTCGACTGGGATCAGTCTGACTCATATTCCTAATG GGGGAAAGAACAGTGCTGATAGGTCTCTTCTTGTAGATCTCATGTATTGGGTTTCCCAAAATCCACCACCTGCccatctttttctaatttctggTGATAGGGATTTTGCTGGTGTGTTACATCGATTAAGGATGAACAATTACAATATATTGCTTGCAAGCTCAAATTCTGCTTCTAGTGTTCTCTGCAGTGCAGCAAGTATCATGTGGCGTTGGAATGCTTTGGTCAGAGGGGAAAACCTAAATGGAAAGATTTTTAATCAACCCCCTGATGGTCCTTATGGTTCTTGGTATGGCCATTATAAGGTGCCTCTTGAAGACCCCTTCTCAGTTGATGAGCAATCAACATGTTCACAGAGCGAAGAGTTGACTGAAGCTAGTTCTGAGACTAAGGTTCGTCCAATTCCAAAAGAAGTTATGAAGCAGGTCCGTGATATTTTGAGTTTGTATCCTAAAGGAATATCAATTACAGAACTGCGTTCTGAGTTGGGAAAAAGGAATGTGGGCATTGATAAAGACTTTTATGGCTATAAAAAGTTCTCTCGCTTTCTCTTGTCCATGCCAAATATTTTGAAGCTTCAATACATTGGTGATGGGCAGTTTGTTGCACGTGCGGTTATTGCAAAGCCTGAACCATATGAGCCCAATCCATACAATACAGGTGCTGTAGTTACTGATGTAGACCAACACCCTGCTAAAACTCTAAAGCCAAATGGTGAGGATAAACCTATTTCTGGATCTGTGGATCGGAAAAATGTAATGCCTTTATCCCCTGAACTAAACACGGAAAGGCCTACAAGAAAAGTGCAACAGTCTCCTCCCGCTGAGAAGCCTGTCAAAATGGATATTGAGCAGCCTCCAAAAGAAATGGAAGAACCTCCTTCAATTGGTGAAAATGATGTGGAAGTGGCTAAAGCACAGGTTGCTGAAGACAATCCGATGCCTATGAAGCAACAAGATTCTAAATCTGAAGTGGGCTTTTTAAAGAAAATATGGAGAAGATGGTTTGGCAGTAATGATGATAGTTCTTCTGGGATAAAAGGTTATGACATTTCAAATAAATCTCACACTTATGGAGATAACTCTGAGAAGAAAAGTGAGAACACTCTTGATAAATGTGGTCGTTCAGGTAATGGGGATAACTCTGAGAAGAAAAGTGAGAGTACTATTGAAATATGTGGTACTTCAGATGATGGCCTTGAAAAGAAGGAAGTTGAGAAAAATTTTGTGAAATCGCCAAACCAGGAAAATGGTCGATTACCTCCCACATCACGTTCATCCAATAGTGACTTGGGGAAAGAAACCTCTATGAGTTATGAACCACATACTGAAATTTCTGGGAGAAGTCTGGGTTTTTTTAGCCTGATTATGAGATGGTGGAAATTTGGGGGAAATAGTCCAAACTCTGATTCATCAGCTGGTCAACCAAGCAAAGAAGATTCATCAACTGATCAACCCAGCAAAGAACTCGAGCAGATAAACAGTTATTCTGGAAAGCATGAAATTTTTTCTGAAGATTCCTTTTGGAAAGAGATGGAATCCTTTTTGGACTCACGGAGGGGATCACTTGTTGTATTGCAATCAAAGACGAG GGAACAAATGGCAAGGGATCTGCAAATGGACGGACCTGTGGTTCTTAGATCTCTTACTGAAAGTGATGTCCTTAAGTTGGTTGGCATGTTAATATCAGAGAAGAAATGGTTGGAAGAAAATCCCTCTGAGGCTTCACCTTTTAAGCTCACTTTGTCTACTGGAAATAATACTTTATTTGGTGATTCTCGTGCTTCAAATGGATTAAGATCTATTTTTTTGAGCACACCATCACAATCTGATTCAAAGAGGCAACCAAATCGCAATGGAGATGAAAGAAATGGAAGAATTCAGAATATTTCTCCTGCTGGAGTTTCTCAACCAGTTAGCTATAGAAAACCTTCAGAAAAGTCTAGAAGTGAGACATTAATCAACTGTCAAAAGCTTGTGAATGAGTTATTGGAGGAGTTTCCTGAAGGATATAATATTTGCTCCTTTAGAAAGCTGTTTCTTGAGAGGTATGGTTATCATCTTGATGTCCAAAAGCTTGGTCACCAAAAATTGGCATCCTTGCTACAGGAGTTGCGTGGGGTAAAAATAGAGTCCAGTTATATTATTCCTTCCAGTATAGCCCCCAATTGTTCCATTCAGGATAGTGCTGTTCCTAATGTCCAAGAATGTGATTCAGTTCATACATCAGCAACTTCAGGTAGTGAATTATCTGATGCATCAAAAGATGATGAATCAGACTCTACATGGGAGGAATTGGGTCCTGTTGACAACACAGGTTCTAGCAGGAAGGACCCAGAAGAAAAAAGCACATTTACCCATTATGAGCCTTCTGTCTCAGATGATGAATTTTCAGAAACAGAAAGAGAGTTCTTAACTGGAACTCGTGAAGGAGGGCTAGCAAAATCTGGAATGAACAATGAAGATAGTTCATTACTCCAAATTCTAGATTCATGGTACAGCAGTAAGGATGGTGTCAAAAAGAAAGACAAACCAGAGAATGTGCAAGACATGGTTGATTGTGCCAAAAATGCTTTACAGCCATCCGATCCATTGGAACTAGGTACCAAGATTGACAGTTCTTTAAGAAACTATGGCCAAAAGCAGAAACCTCAAAAGCGCTATTCTTTTGTTGCAGACCCTGATGATAATAACCTTGATGCTAATAACTCAAACAAGCTGATTGACGGCATAATagttagcttgaagaaatctggtGAGTCAGGGATGCGGAGCTGA
- the LOC110653928 gene encoding uncharacterized protein LOC110653928 isoform X2 yields MILKPLSSKTHFLSPSPSSSPFPYSILVSYLCTSPATLPSRFHSLRRLQEEESRNVKISVWWDFENCNLPAGVNVYKVAHLITAAIRANGMKGPIQITAFGDVLQLSRANQEALSSTGISLTHIPNGGKNSADRSLLVDLMYWVSQNPPPAHLFLISGDRDFAGVLHRLRMNNYNILLASSNSASSVLCSAASIMWRWNALVRGENLNGKIFNQPPDGPYGSWYGHYKVPLEDPFSVDEQSTCSQSEELTEASSETKVRPIPKEVMKQVRDILSLYPKGISITELRSELGKRNVGIDKDFYGYKKFSRFLLSMPNILKLQYIGDGQFVARAVIAKPEPYEPNPYNTGAVVTDVDQHPAKTLKPNGEDKPISGSVDRKNVMPLSPELNTERPTRKVQQSPPAEKPVKMDIEQPPKEMEEPPSIGENDVEVAKAQVAEDNPMPMKQQDSKSEVGFLKKIWRRWFGSNDDSSSGIKGYDISNKSHTYGDNSEKKSENTLDKCGRSGNGDNSEKKSESTIEICGTSDDGLEKKEVEKNFVKSPNQENGRLPPTSRSSNSDLGKETSMSYEPHTEISGRSLGFFSLIMRWWKFGGNSPNSDSSAGQPSKEDSSTDQPSKELEQINSYSGKHEIFSEDSFWKEMESFLDSRRGSLVVLQSKTREQMARDLQMDGPVVLRSLTESDVLKLVGMLISEKKWLEENPSEASPFKLTLSTGNNTLFGDSRASNGLRSIFLSTPSQSDSKRQPNRNGDERNGRIQNISPAGVSQPVSYRKPSEKSRSETLINCQKLVNELLEEFPEGYNICSFRKLFLERYGYHLDVQKLGHQKLASLLQELRGVKIESSYIIPSSIAPNCSIQDSAVPNVQECDSVHTSATSGSELSDASKDDESDSTWEELGPVDNTGSSRKDPEEKSTFTHYEPSVSDDEFSETEREFLTGTREGGLAKSGMNNEDSSLLQILDSWYSSKDGVKKKDKPENVQDMVDCAKNALQPSDPLELDPDDNNLDANNSNKLIDGIIVSLKKSGESGMRS; encoded by the exons ATGATCTTAAAGCCCCTTTCTTCCAAAACCCACTTCTTATCCCCATCTCCTTCCTCTTCTCCTTTTCCCTACTCAATCCTTGTCTCTTACTTGTGTACGTCTCCAGCGACTCTTCCTTCCCGCTTCCATTCCTTACGGCGCCTTCAGGAGGAGGAGTCGAGAAATGTCAAGATTTCTGTGTGGTGGGATTTTGAGAATTGCAATTTGCCTGCTGGTGTTAATGTGTATAAGGTTGCCCATCTGATCACTGCAGCGATCAGGGCAAATGGGATGAAGGGTCCTATTCAAATTACAGCATTTGGGGATGTGCTACAGCTTTCAAGGGCTAATCAGGAAGCCCTTTCCTCGACTGGGATCAGTCTGACTCATATTCCTAATG GGGGAAAGAACAGTGCTGATAGGTCTCTTCTTGTAGATCTCATGTATTGGGTTTCCCAAAATCCACCACCTGCccatctttttctaatttctggTGATAGGGATTTTGCTGGTGTGTTACATCGATTAAGGATGAACAATTACAATATATTGCTTGCAAGCTCAAATTCTGCTTCTAGTGTTCTCTGCAGTGCAGCAAGTATCATGTGGCGTTGGAATGCTTTGGTCAGAGGGGAAAACCTAAATGGAAAGATTTTTAATCAACCCCCTGATGGTCCTTATGGTTCTTGGTATGGCCATTATAAGGTGCCTCTTGAAGACCCCTTCTCAGTTGATGAGCAATCAACATGTTCACAGAGCGAAGAGTTGACTGAAGCTAGTTCTGAGACTAAGGTTCGTCCAATTCCAAAAGAAGTTATGAAGCAGGTCCGTGATATTTTGAGTTTGTATCCTAAAGGAATATCAATTACAGAACTGCGTTCTGAGTTGGGAAAAAGGAATGTGGGCATTGATAAAGACTTTTATGGCTATAAAAAGTTCTCTCGCTTTCTCTTGTCCATGCCAAATATTTTGAAGCTTCAATACATTGGTGATGGGCAGTTTGTTGCACGTGCGGTTATTGCAAAGCCTGAACCATATGAGCCCAATCCATACAATACAGGTGCTGTAGTTACTGATGTAGACCAACACCCTGCTAAAACTCTAAAGCCAAATGGTGAGGATAAACCTATTTCTGGATCTGTGGATCGGAAAAATGTAATGCCTTTATCCCCTGAACTAAACACGGAAAGGCCTACAAGAAAAGTGCAACAGTCTCCTCCCGCTGAGAAGCCTGTCAAAATGGATATTGAGCAGCCTCCAAAAGAAATGGAAGAACCTCCTTCAATTGGTGAAAATGATGTGGAAGTGGCTAAAGCACAGGTTGCTGAAGACAATCCGATGCCTATGAAGCAACAAGATTCTAAATCTGAAGTGGGCTTTTTAAAGAAAATATGGAGAAGATGGTTTGGCAGTAATGATGATAGTTCTTCTGGGATAAAAGGTTATGACATTTCAAATAAATCTCACACTTATGGAGATAACTCTGAGAAGAAAAGTGAGAACACTCTTGATAAATGTGGTCGTTCAGGTAATGGGGATAACTCTGAGAAGAAAAGTGAGAGTACTATTGAAATATGTGGTACTTCAGATGATGGCCTTGAAAAGAAGGAAGTTGAGAAAAATTTTGTGAAATCGCCAAACCAGGAAAATGGTCGATTACCTCCCACATCACGTTCATCCAATAGTGACTTGGGGAAAGAAACCTCTATGAGTTATGAACCACATACTGAAATTTCTGGGAGAAGTCTGGGTTTTTTTAGCCTGATTATGAGATGGTGGAAATTTGGGGGAAATAGTCCAAACTCTGATTCATCAGCTGGTCAACCAAGCAAAGAAGATTCATCAACTGATCAACCCAGCAAAGAACTCGAGCAGATAAACAGTTATTCTGGAAAGCATGAAATTTTTTCTGAAGATTCCTTTTGGAAAGAGATGGAATCCTTTTTGGACTCACGGAGGGGATCACTTGTTGTATTGCAATCAAAGACGAG GGAACAAATGGCAAGGGATCTGCAAATGGACGGACCTGTGGTTCTTAGATCTCTTACTGAAAGTGATGTCCTTAAGTTGGTTGGCATGTTAATATCAGAGAAGAAATGGTTGGAAGAAAATCCCTCTGAGGCTTCACCTTTTAAGCTCACTTTGTCTACTGGAAATAATACTTTATTTGGTGATTCTCGTGCTTCAAATGGATTAAGATCTATTTTTTTGAGCACACCATCACAATCTGATTCAAAGAGGCAACCAAATCGCAATGGAGATGAAAGAAATGGAAGAATTCAGAATATTTCTCCTGCTGGAGTTTCTCAACCAGTTAGCTATAGAAAACCTTCAGAAAAGTCTAGAAGTGAGACATTAATCAACTGTCAAAAGCTTGTGAATGAGTTATTGGAGGAGTTTCCTGAAGGATATAATATTTGCTCCTTTAGAAAGCTGTTTCTTGAGAGGTATGGTTATCATCTTGATGTCCAAAAGCTTGGTCACCAAAAATTGGCATCCTTGCTACAGGAGTTGCGTGGGGTAAAAATAGAGTCCAGTTATATTATTCCTTCCAGTATAGCCCCCAATTGTTCCATTCAGGATAGTGCTGTTCCTAATGTCCAAGAATGTGATTCAGTTCATACATCAGCAACTTCAGGTAGTGAATTATCTGATGCATCAAAAGATGATGAATCAGACTCTACATGGGAGGAATTGGGTCCTGTTGACAACACAGGTTCTAGCAGGAAGGACCCAGAAGAAAAAAGCACATTTACCCATTATGAGCCTTCTGTCTCAGATGATGAATTTTCAGAAACAGAAAGAGAGTTCTTAACTGGAACTCGTGAAGGAGGGCTAGCAAAATCTGGAATGAACAATGAAGATAGTTCATTACTCCAAATTCTAGATTCATGGTACAGCAGTAAGGATGGTGTCAAAAAGAAAGACAAACCAGAGAATGTGCAAGACATGGTTGATTGTGCCAAAAATGCTTTACAGCCATCCGATCCATTGGAACTAG ACCCTGATGATAATAACCTTGATGCTAATAACTCAAACAAGCTGATTGACGGCATAATagttagcttgaagaaatctggtGAGTCAGGGATGCGGAGCTGA